The following is a genomic window from Mycobacterium parmense.
CTGGACGTCGTGGCCATCGGGGCCTCGGTGACCGGCTGGATCGGCCGGCTGCCGGTCGCGCCGCGCAGCGCACGCGCCGCGGCGGCCCTGCTCAATCACCAGCCCCGCATCGTCGCCGTACTGGAATCGCGGCTGGGGCGGGTCGGCACCGACCTCGCGCTGAGCGCCTCCGCCGCGGTGGCCAACGGGCTCACGCAGGCGATCGGCACACCGATGCTCGACCTGGCCCAGCGCAGCCTGCAAGTCTCCGAAGCCACGGCCCACCGGCAGCGCTGGCGCGAGCGCGAGCCCGAGCTGGCCTCGCCGAAGCGCCCCCAGGCGCCGGTGGTCCCCGTCATCTCGTCTGCAGGCCCCGGGTCGCAGACCCCGCGACACAGCTGGGCGGCCGCGGACGCCGGTGACGCCTCCCACGTGGTGGTCGGCGGGGCGATCGACGCCGCCATCGACACGGCGAAAGGGTCGATGGCCGGACCGGTCGAGGAGTACGCCGACCAAGCCGCGAACGCTTCGCTGGTGGCGGCCGCCGGTGCGCTGCTGGCCGGCGGGGGCACCGAGGACGCCGCGGGCGCGCTGCTGGCGGGCGTGCCCCGGGCGGCGCATGTCGGGCGCCAGGCCTTCGCCGCCGTGCTGGGCCGCGGCCTCGCCCACGCCGGGCAACTGATCCTCGATCCCGGCGCCCTGCGGCGGCTGGACCGGGTGAAGGTCGTCGTCATCGACGGAGCGGCGTTGCGCGGCGACCACCGCGCGGTGCTGCGTGCCCGCGGTGACCTGCCCGGCTGGGACGAGGACCGCGTCTACGAGGTCGCCGACGCGCTGCTGCATGGCGAGGAAGCCCCCGAACCCGATCCGGACGAGTTGCCCGCCACCGGTGCCCGCCTGCGGTGGGTCCGTGCGCCGGGCCCGTCGGACACGCCGGCTCAGGGCCTCGAGCACGCCGACCTGGTGGTCGACGGCGAGCTGGTGGGCAGCGTCGACGTCGGCTGGGAGGTCGACCCCTTCGCCATCCCGCTGCTGCAGACGGCGCACCGGACCGGGGCGCGCGTGGTGCTGCGCCACGTCGCCGGCACCGAGGACCTGACAGCCAGCGTCGCAGTCAGCCATCCACCGGGCACGCCGCTGCTGAAGCTGGTCCGCGACCTGCGGTCGGATCGCGGACCGGTGCTGCTGATCACCGCACTGCACCGCGACTTCGCGTCGACCGACACGCTGGCCGCGCTCGCGATCGCCGACGTCGGGGTGGCCCTGGACGACCCGCAGGCGGCGACGCCGTGGACCGCGGACATCATCACCGGCACCGATCTGGCGGCGGCGGTGCGGATCCTGTCGGCGCTGCCCGTCGCGCGGGAAGCGACCGAGTCGTCGGTGCGCCTCGCCAAAGGCGGCAGCACGCTCGCCGGCCTGCTGCTGGTCACGGGCGACTCCCGCGCCACCAGCAACCCGCTGGCCATCCAGCGCTGGCTGAACCCGGTCAACGCGGCCGCAGCGGCCGCCCTGATCCAGGGCACGTTCGCGGCCACCCGGGTCATCCGGCTGCCCGTCCCCACCCCGCAGCCGCTGACCGCCTGGCACGCCCTGGACCCCGAGATCGTCTACTCGCGACTGACCAGCCGCACCCGGCCCCTTGCCGTCGAGCCCGGCGTCGCCCCCTGGCGGCAGTTCCTCGACGACCTGTCCTACAACCCCGTCGTGTCGCCGCTGCGCGGACCGGCGAGCCGCGTGGGACGCCTGCTTGTCGCCACCCGGGCCGAGCTCGCCGACCCGCTGACACCCATCCTGGCCGTGGGCGCGGCGGCGTCCGCGATCGTCGGTAGCAACGTCGACGCGCTGCTGGTCGCGGGCGTGATGACCGCCAACGCGATCGCCGGTGGGGTGCAACGCCTGCGCGCGGAAGCGGCCATCGCGGAGTTGTTCGCCGAGCAGGACCAGCACGCCCGCCGCGTCGTGCTCCCCGCGGTGGCCACCGCACAACGCCGGCTGGACGCCGCCCGCACCACCGAGCGAACGGTCACGGTCAGCGCGAAGACGCTGCGCCCGGGCGACATCATCGACCTGTCCGCGCCCGAGGTCGTGCCGGCCGACGCCCGCCTGTTGCTGGCCGACGACCTCGAGGTCGACGAGTCCTTCCTGACCGGTGAGTCGCTGCCGGTCGACAAGCAGGTCGATCCCGTCGCGGTCGCCGACTCGGACCGGGCCAGCATGCTGTTCGAAGGCAGCACGATCGTCGCCGGGCGCGCCCGCGCGATCGTCGTGGCCACCGGCGCCGGCACCGCGGCGCAGCGCGCGATGTCGGCGATCGCCGATGTCGAGTCGGCCGCCGGTGTGCAGGCGCGGTTGCGCGAGCTGACCAGCAAGGTGCTTCCGCTGACCCTGGCCGGCGGCGCGACCGTGACCGGCCTGGCGCTGCTGCACCGGGCGCCGCTGCGGCAGGCGGTCGCCGACGGCGTCGCGATTGCCGTCGCGGCCGTCCCCGAGGGCCTGCCGCTGGTGGCCACCCTCGCCCAGCTCGCGGCCGCCCAGCGGTTGTCGCGGCGCGGCGCCCTGGTGCGCACACCGCGCGCCGTCGAGGCACTGGGCCGGGTCCAGACCGTGTGCTTCGACAAGACCGGCACTCTCACCGAGAACCATCTGCGGGTCGTCAGCAGCGTTCCGCACGACCTCAGCATCGACGGTTCCCTGCCGGAGTTGAGCGACCCGCGGGCCGCCGCCGTGCTGCGGACCGCCGCGCGCACCTGTTCGCAGCCGCAGAACGGGCAGGGCCACGCGCACGCCACCGACGAGGCCATCCTGACCGCCGCGCAGTCGCTGAACGGCCAGGGCGATCGCGAGTGGGCGGTCCTCGCCGAGGTGCCGTTCGAGTCCAGTCGCGGCTACTCGGCGGCGGTGGGCACCTTCAGCGGCAACGGGGCCCCGATGCTGCTGGTCAAGGGCGCCCCTGAGGAGATCCTGCCTCGCTGCCGGTTCGACGACCCGGACGCCGGCGACCTCAAGCACGCCGAATCCCTGATCCTGCGGCTCGCGGAGCAGGGCCTGCGTGTGCTGGCGGTGGCGCAGCGACGCTGGGACCACGGGACATCGGAGGAGGACACCGATGCCGACAACGTGGACGCCGCGGCGCACGACCTCGAGCTGCTCGGCTACGTCGGCCTCGCGGACACCGCCCGGGCGTCGGCTCGCCCTCTGATCGAGGCGCTGCGCGAATCCAACCGCCGGGTCGTGCTGATCACCGGCGACCACCCGGTGACCGCGCGGGCGATCGCCCGCCAGCTGGGCCTGCCGACCGACGCCAAAGAGATCAGCGGCGCCGAGCTGGCCGCGCTCGACGAGGATGCCCGCGCCAAGGTCGCCGCCGACGTCCAGGTCTTCGCCCGTGTCAGCCCGGAACAGAAGGTACAGATCGTCGCCGCGCTGCAGCGCTGCGGGCAGGTGACCGCGATGGTCGGCGACGGGGCCAACGACGCCGCCGCGATCCGGATGGCCGACGTGGGTATCGGGGTCAGCGGCCGCGGCTCGTCGGCCGCGCGCAGCGCCGCCGACATCGTCCTGACCGACAACGACCTCGGAGTGCTGCTCGACGCGCTGATCGAAGGCCGTGGCATGTGGGGCGGTGTGCGCGACGCGGTCAGCATCCTGGTCGGCGGCAACGTCGGCGAGGTGCTGTTCACCCTCATCGGAACGGCGCTGGGCACGGGCCGGGCGCCGGTGGGCACCCGGCAGCTGCTGCTGGTGAACCTGCTCACCGACATGTTCCCGGCGCTCGCGGTCGCCGTCACCCCGCAATACCCGCAGCCCGAGGAGGAAGACGAGGACGGTGTCGGGCGCGACGCCGAAGAGCTACAGCGCGCGTTCCAGCGCGCCGCGCTGGCCGAACCGGCGCCGTCGCTCGACGCGCCACTCATGCGCCAGATCGTCACCCGCGGCGCCGTCACGGCCGCCGGCGCGACGGCGGCCTGGGGCATCGGGCGCTGGACCTTCGGCACCGAACGCCGCACGGCGACGATGGGGCTGACCGCGTTGGTGACGACGCAGCTCGCGCAGACTCTGTTGACCCGCCGCCACAGCCCGCTGGTGCTGGGGACGGCGGTGGGCAGCGCGGCCGTGCTGGTCGCCATCGTCCAGACGCCGGGCGTCAGCCACTTCTTCGGCTGCACGCCGCTGGGCCCGGTCGCGTGGACCGGGGTCATCGGCGCCACCGCGGGTGCCACCGCCGTCTCGGCGCTGGCACCCAACTGGCTGGCCAACCGGGTCGCCGCCCTGGAGCCCAAGCAGCAGGAGCTGCGGCTTATCCCGGGTCTCGGCTAGACGGCGAGCTCCCGGCGCACCACCTTGCCGGCGGCATTGCGCGGGATGCTGCTCACCACGTGAATGTCCCGGGGCTGTTCGAAGCGCGAAACCCGGTTCTTCAGGTACTCGCGCAGGGCATGCGCGTCGAGGCCGCTGCGCGGCTGCAAGACCACGAACGCGGCCAGCCGGTGGCCGAACCGCTCGTCGGGCACACCGATGACGGCGCTGTCGGCGACATCGGGGTGCTCGCCGAGGGCGTTCTCGACCGCGCGCGGGTAGACGTTCTCCCCGCCGGAAATGATCATGTCGTCCTCGCGGCCGACGATGAACAGCCGGCCGGTGTTGTCCAGGTAACCCATGTCACCGGTGCCCGTCATGCCGTCGACGACGGGTTTGGAGCCTCCACCCGTGTAGCCCTGGCTGCCGAGCTGGCCGCCGACGAAGATGCGGCCGGTGACGCGGGGGCCCACGGGCTTGTCGTTCCTGTCGAAGATTCGCACCGGGCAGCCCGCGACCGGTTTTCCGACGGTCTCCGGCGCCTCCCGCAGGTCCGCCGGGGTCGCGAGGGCGCCGATCCCGACCTCGGTGGACCCGTAGCCGTTGTAGAGGATGTCGCCGTAGGTGTCCATGAACCGCCGCCCCAGGCCTGGATCCAGGCGGTCCCCGCTGGACAGCACCACCCGCAGGTGCGGAACCGGATTGCGCGCCCGGACCCGCTGCGGAAGGTCGAGGATGCGGGCGAGCACGACCGGCACCGCGGTGAACGCGTCCGCGCGGTGCAGCGACGCCTGCGCCAAAGCGCCCTCGGCATCGAACTGTCGCTGGGTGAGCACCGTGCCGCCAAGAGCCGTCGTCAGCATCAGCATGCCGAGGCCGAGCCCGTGAAACATCGGCATTGCCACCGAGATCCGCGACCCGGTGCGCAACCGGGTGCGATCGAGGATCGTCACCCACAGGCCCATCGCCGAACGCAGGTGCGGCGCGCGTGGCACGCCTTTGGGCTTGCCGGTGGTTCCCGAGGTGAGCAGGATGATCCGCCCGGGCGCGGCCACGGCCGGTCGCCGGTCACCCGCGCGCGCGGCGAGTGTCGCCGGGTCGAGGATGACGACTGCTTCATTCGCGGCCCGGATCCGGTCGGAGAATTCGTCGTCGGCGACCATTGCCGTGACGTCGTGCGCGCCGACGGCGGCCGCCAGCGCGTCGCTGCGGAAATCGGTGTTGATCAGGACGACGTCGGCGCCCACCAGGGCGGCGCCGAAGACGCCCGCGACGAAACCGCGGCCGTTGCGGCACATGACGCCCACCGCCTGCCCGGGGCCGACGCCGACGGCCCGGAGCCGGGCCGCCACGGCTTCCGTCGCCGACCGCAGCTGGCGATAGTCGAGCACTCCGTCGTCGTCGGCTATCGCGGCCCGCTCCGGCCACCGGGCCGCGGTGACCGCCAACAGGGTGTAGGGGTTGGTGCCCCCGCGGTGTGCCTCACGCAGCAGCCGCGCCACCGCGAGGGGGGACGGCGGGCTCAACAATCCCGAATGCAGCAGCGCTCTGGCCGCGCCGGGCATGACGCTGTCGAAGATCATCGCGGGACCTCGGGGGGATCGGCGAACAGTCGGCGGTGCCACAACCGGGCCGCCCGCTCGGCCGGACCGGCGAGCAGCACGGACGCGACTTCGGCGGGCAGCAGCCAGGGCGGCTCGAGGGTGCGCGACCGGTCGATGAGGGCCTTGGCGACGGCGTCGGCGGCTTCGTCCGGCGACAAGCCGGGCAGCCGGCCGAGCGCCGGTGTCGGGGCGATCATCCTGGTGCGTACCAGCGCGAAATATACCGAGGTGACGTCCACGCCGTCGGCGTGCAACTCCGGGGACACGCTACGCAGCCAGCGGTCGAAGGCGCCCTTGGACGCCTGGTAGGCGCCCCATTGCGGCCCCGGTGCTACGCGCACTGCGACGCTCGAGACGTTGACGATGTGCCCGCCGCCGTTCTCGCGCATCGCCGGAAGCAATCCCAGCAGCAGCCGCACCGGACCGAGGTAGTTGACGTCGATCGTGCGCTGAAAATCGTGCGGCCGGTCGTACTGGTCGTGCAGCGACCGGCGCAGCGACTTGCCGGCGTTGCTCACCACGATGTCGAGCGGGCCGTGCTCGTCGGTTATCCGCTTGGTCAGCGCGGCGACGGCAGACTCGTCGGCGAGATCGGTCGGGTAGGTGATCGCCCGGCCACCGCCGGCGTTGATCGACGCCGCGAGGTCATCGAGCCGCTCGGCCGATCGGGCCACGCCGAGCACGGTCGCCCCCGCGGCGGCCAGGCTGCGCGCAGTCGCCTCGCCGATGCCGTAGGACGCCCCGGTCACCAGCGCGGTCTTGCCGGAAACCGCGCCGCGCAACTTGTCCGGGTCGGACACCCGCGCCGGGTTTGCCAACCGGTCGGTGACTGCATTCACCATGTGAACTAACGCGTTCAACTCGCTGCCATATCCACTCGCACACCTCGAGGTTGCGGTTGTTCGTTCACCGTTCACCCCAACTCGTACCGTTAGCAGACCACACCAGATGCTGGTTCGCGGCGCCGGGGCCAATCCTGGCCGCGGTCAAGCCATCTCGCCCCGCACTTCGGCTTCGTGCGAAACCCATTTGTGAACTCGTAGTAATTTGTGCGCATTTCCCTGTTTAGCGCGGCGGTCGGTTGGGCACAATTGCGGCATGATCGCACGTTTCTTCGCCCGTTCCTTTGGTTCAGCAGCCGTCGCCGCGGCGGGCATCGGTGCTTCCGCTGCGGTGGCGCCGGTGTTGCCGTCGGCGCTGGCACAGTGTCCCGATGTCCAGGTGGTGTTCGCCCGCGGCACCGGTGAACCCCCCGGCGTGGGCCCCACCGGTCAAGCCTTCGTCGATGCGCTTCGCGCCCGCGTGGCCCCGCGCTCCTATGACGTCTACCCCGTCAACTACCCCGCCAGTGACCAATGGGCCACCGGCATCGACGGGGTGCGCGACGCCGGCGCCCACGTGGTCTCGATGGCCCACGACTGCCCCAACACCAAGATGGTGCTCGGCGGCTACTCGCAGGGCGCGGCCGTGATGGGCTTTGTCACCTCCGCGGCCGTTCCCGACGGCATCGACCCGGCCACCGTGCCCAAACCCCTGGATCCCTCCATCGCCGACCACGTCTCCTCGGTGGTGCTCTTCGGCACCCCCAATGTGCGGGCCATGAACTTCCTGGGTGAGCCCCCCCTGGCGATTGGACCGATCTATCAGTCCAAGACCATCAAGGTCTGCGCCCCCGACGACCCGGTGTGCTCCGACGGGCTCAACTTCGCCGCCCACAACACCTACGCCGACGACGGTGCGATGATCGACAAGGGCGTCGACTTCGCCGCCAGCCATCTCGGCGCCGGCAACGCCACCACCGTCGCCTCGCCGGGAGGTTTCGGACAGTGAGCGACCAGCGCGGGCCGATTCGGTCCGCGCTGCTCGACGAACAGGCCGGCCGGCATCGGGTTCCTCACCACCCGATGCCGGCCGGTTCGTCTGCTTGCGCTGCCGGTTCAGTTGCCGGCGAAGCCCTTGTTGCGCATCAGAAAGTCCGCCAGGAATCCGTCGTGCGGGACCTCGGGGGCGGCGTGCAACGTCGGGCGGTCGCGGTAGACGTTGCTGACCGTCGGCTCGGCAAGCAGGTCGTCGATCAGCGTCTGGTCGTCGGTGATGGCCGCGACGACCAGGGAGCGCCGCAGCGGGCCGACGCCCGCGGCGCGCGACCAGGACGACACCCACACGCACGGGAAGGGTAGCTCCACGTTGAGGTTGTCCGCATCCGGCGTGGTCAGGTGCACGGCCGGACGCAACGCGGCGTAGCCGGAGCCCAGCGAGGCGACCACCTGGTCGGCCCCGAGCAGCGGGGTCGACCCGGCCGCGCGGACCGCGAGGTGATCCGCCAGCGCTCGTGCCTTGTCGACGGGCTGCACGGGCAGGATCGCCCGCTCGTCGTCGGCGGGCAGCGGCTGGATCGTGGCCAACCGCTCCGCGAGCGCCCTGGCCAGCGGGGCGGGATCGCCCTCGTAGAGGACCGCGGTCGCGTTGACGCACGCCATCCCGCCGAGACCGGCGACCGACTCGACGATGAGGTCGAGGTGCTCACGCCAGTCGCGCTCGGCGGTGATCACGATCTTGGCGCGTCCGGGACCGTTGACCAGCACCGAGGGGTCTGCCGCGTATTTGTCGACCACGTCCTGGCCCCCGTACACCAGGGCCACGTCAGCCGAACGGATGAGTTCGTCGGCGCCGGCGTGGTCGCAGGGCAGGTATGCGGCGTCTTCGGTCCGGAACCCGGCCTCCCGCGCCGCATGCACCAGCCGGTGCGACGTGAGCGGCTCACGACGCGACGGACGTACCGCGACCCGGTACCCCAGCGCCAGCGCCTGCGGCCACAGCCCGTGCACGCCGGGGCCGTTGCCGGACGCATGGACGGCGAACACCTCGCCGCGCCGCGCCCACACCGCGCCGCCGCGGCTGCTGCGCTGGTCGCGCCAGTCCGGCACCGCGCCCACCGGCCGCGCCGGCCGCACCGCGCTGAAAGCGTGGGCCACCGCGTCGGCCACACCACGAGCCGCGGCGCGCGTCACCGCGATCGGCAAACCCGATATGCGGCTTGTCATTTCCACGTAGCCCTCGAAGTCCAGGCCCGCGATGACGCCGTTGGCGAAGATTTCGGCGGCACCCAACAACGCGGCTTCGCGCTCACCGGGCGGCAGCGGTGCGACCTTCCGCTGAGCCGCAAGGGTGCGCGAAATGAACAGCGGTGGAACGACGCTCAATTCCACGAGAGGTTGGCCTGCGGTGCCGGCGACGACCTCGCGGTTGCGGGTCCGGTAGTGCCCGCCGGCACCGAGCGCATCGACGAATACCGAATCGGTTGTCGCACTGGCCTGTTGGTCGCCCATGGTCAGTAGACGCCTTCGATGACAGCCTCGCCTTCGAAGGTGGTGACCGGGTGCACCTCGGCGACGGAGTCGCTGAGCTGGCCCGCCGGCCCGGGCATGCGGATCGCCATGTCGCGCTCCAGGTTGTTCGGTATGAACATTCCCTTGCTTATGTGATTCATCACGACCTGGCCCCGCCGTCCGTAGGCCACCCGCTCACCGGTGTCGGGGTCCACCACCCAGAACACCACGTAGGGGGTGCGCGGGTCGAAGACGAACGAATCGCCGTCGGCGGTGCGGGTGACCGCCTGGGACAGCACCATGGTGCTGCCGAAGGCCATGGTGATCGTGGTCTCCGGGAAGATGTCACGCAGCAGGTCGAGCGTGTCGGCGTCCACGTGGGCGCCGCTGAGCAACAGGTAGCGGATCTTGGCGTTGACCAGGTCCACCAACTCGTCTCGGCGGGCGATCGCCTCGAGCAGCGGCGGCGTGGTGTGCAGGTTCGCGACGTTCTGCGTCCTCAACACGTGCGCGGCCTGTTCGAGGACGTGCTCGACGTAGGCGGCCACCGCGGCGGCTGCCCCGGGGCGGGCGGCGAGCTTCTTGACCCAGCGGGGGTCGATGTCGATCCCGTGAAAGACCGAGCCGAGGCGTTCGGAGACCAGCCGGGAGAAGTAGCCGACGCCGTGCGGCCCGCTTGGCATCAGGCACAGAAAGCCGCGGCCCGGCTGGAATCCACCGGCGGCGAAATCCTCGGTCTGCCACTGAATGACCTGAGCGCACCAATCCGGCAGCTGCACGGTCCTTTTCGGGGCGCCGGTGGTGCCGCCCGACTCGAATATCTGGGGCACCGGCGGCGTCGAGCTCTGCGAGCGGTACCCGCGCGGGATCAGGTCCTCCACCGCGACGTTGCGCAGCTCGTTGACGAGGTTGGGAAAAAGTCTCAGGTCCTCGAATGTGGTGATCTCCGTCAGCGGATCGAAGCCCAGCGTCTTCGCGGTCCGCAGCCAGAACGGTGAACCGGTGTCGGGGCCGAAATGCCAGGCGATCGCCGCGCGCAGGTAGGCCTCGGGTTCCGCCGGCGGCGCCGGTCGTGGGACGTCCAACAGCGAGAAGTCGATATCGGCCACGCCATCGATCCTGGCTGATCGCAGACCGGCCCGCCAGATCCGCCGCCCGCCGCCACGGCCGCGTCGCGCTCGAATCCGATTCGTTCACAGGCGGTTCCGTTCCCGTGCACGGCCCGTGCACCGGCTGTTCAGTCGGCGCCGACGAGGGCGTCTTCGGCGTCCAGCATCTTTCGCCACTTCACCGTCTTGGCGTCGGCCTGGCGCACGAGCAGCGAAGCCGGAATCGTGGCCGCGGCAGCGGGATCCTGTCCGATGAAGCCGAGGACGCGGGCGACCTGATCGCAGCGATGTTCGACCAGCGAGTCGTAGTCGACGAGAAGCGGCGTGATCCCCCGGCGATGAAAGGACTGATCCCAGGAGGCTTCGTGGCGATCCAACATCCTTTCCAACCGGCGAATCCCTTCGCCGTCGAATTCCGGATCGGGCCCCGCGGCGTTCGGGTTGACAACGCCGCGCCTGCGCCTGAACTCGTTGGTCGCCAATGCGCGGTAGAGCGAAATCGCCTGGCCGCGTCGATCAGGTCGAATCAGGCGAATGTAGTGCGCCCCCGGGAAGAAGTGCTCGAGTACCTGGTCGCTGTCGCCCGAGGCGCAGCCCGCGCGTACCAGAACCTGCAGGTGGCCCCAGAACAGTTTCACCCCGCACACGCCGTTGTCGGTCGCGAACTCCCTGATCCTCGCGGGCACATACTCGTCGAAGGGAACATCGCCGCGGAACTTCAGCCCGATCTCGGCAGGTCTACCCGCAATACCCGTGTGCGCCAGCGCCTCGCAGAGCAGATTGCTGCCCGATCGCGGGCTAGTCGCAATGACGTACGTGCATTCCGTTGCCTTCGATGCGCTCACGGCTCCACCCGCGGTGCCGAGTGGCGCGGTCGCCTCCAGCGCCCGCTCATCCTCGACGCAGCCTGCGGCGTTGGGGCGGCGAACACGCTCCAAGTATTCCGCGCCACCGCCGGCCACGCGAGCAGTGCCCGTTTGTCTGCCCGGCCGGCGACGATCCCGCGGTGGGTGCGCGCCACCGCACCCGCTCCCGGCAGCGGGCTTTGTGGCTCGCGGCGACCACAGATCCTGCTACGGTGCTTCGCAGTTCGGCTTCGCGGAAGGGGCTGCCACATGCTTGGTGAGCGACCGGCCGTCGAGCCGGAAGCCTTCCCGGCGTCCAAGGTTCACCTCCTACCCGACGCGCTGCGGTGGGAGGACGTCTCGCGGGGGCGATTCGACCCGGTGTTCGACGACTACGTTTCGCTCGTCGGCAACACACTGCACCGCGCCCTCGACGATGATCGAACACCGGAGGACGGTTTCGTCGGCAATCTCGCCGCCAAACTGCGATCCGTGCCGTCCCCCGATTTCCTTCGGGTGGCTCTGTCTCCCTGCTTCACCAGCCGCCTGCTCTGGCAGCCGGCCACGAGCGCCCGCGGGGCGTTGGAATTCTTGGACCGAGCCCTGCACGTCGAAGCGGTGATCAGCGGCAGAGAGCGAGCAGACTGCGACGCGTGGACAGCGCTGGGGGACGTGAAAGTCCTGCGGAGCGGCGAAATCCTGCGTGGGGTCGGTGTTCCCGGGTTGCCGCCCCTGGACTTCGACGGCCCCAACATCACGGACGACCTGCCCACCGGCGGCGCTGATCCGGCGCGGTTCGGGTCGCTGAGCGGTGCAGTCCGGCCCACGGTCATCGATCGGATCACCGTCGCCTGGGAGGAGATCACGGCCACGAGCGAGGCCGTCGCGGATTTCGTCGCGAAATTCGTCCAGGTGATCGTGCCGCGGTGCGATACTGCGCGCACGAGATTCTCGTCCGGCTCGTACCGGCAATACATCGGCCGAGTGGTGATCGGAAACCCACATGCCGCCGGTGCCGGCCATGTCGCCCACGCCGAGGCTCTCGTCCACGAGGCCATTCACGCGCTGCTTTACATGGCGC
Proteins encoded in this region:
- a CDS encoding cutinase family protein — translated: MIARFFARSFGSAAVAAAGIGASAAVAPVLPSALAQCPDVQVVFARGTGEPPGVGPTGQAFVDALRARVAPRSYDVYPVNYPASDQWATGIDGVRDAGAHVVSMAHDCPNTKMVLGGYSQGAAVMGFVTSAAVPDGIDPATVPKPLDPSIADHVSSVVLFGTPNVRAMNFLGEPPLAIGPIYQSKTIKVCAPDDPVCSDGLNFAAHNTYADDGAMIDKGVDFAASHLGAGNATTVASPGGFGQ
- a CDS encoding cation-translocating P-type ATPase, with protein sequence MKIPGVTGVVAGVANGAALAVRAGVSTAAGAAGALQTLTDPVLELAGPVVQSVAATTGRAIGLGGSADGVPAPVPPPVRWQSGQRVHLDLDPLLPFPGWHDHAPAVEEPVRRVPGVAAAHVEGALGRLVVEFDGGADSKAVLEQVQETVCAVAADLALVAPTSAPRTAPFADPGNPLAILVPATAAALDVVAIGASVTGWIGRLPVAPRSARAAAALLNHQPRIVAVLESRLGRVGTDLALSASAAVANGLTQAIGTPMLDLAQRSLQVSEATAHRQRWREREPELASPKRPQAPVVPVISSAGPGSQTPRHSWAAADAGDASHVVVGGAIDAAIDTAKGSMAGPVEEYADQAANASLVAAAGALLAGGGTEDAAGALLAGVPRAAHVGRQAFAAVLGRGLAHAGQLILDPGALRRLDRVKVVVIDGAALRGDHRAVLRARGDLPGWDEDRVYEVADALLHGEEAPEPDPDELPATGARLRWVRAPGPSDTPAQGLEHADLVVDGELVGSVDVGWEVDPFAIPLLQTAHRTGARVVLRHVAGTEDLTASVAVSHPPGTPLLKLVRDLRSDRGPVLLITALHRDFASTDTLAALAIADVGVALDDPQAATPWTADIITGTDLAAAVRILSALPVAREATESSVRLAKGGSTLAGLLLVTGDSRATSNPLAIQRWLNPVNAAAAAALIQGTFAATRVIRLPVPTPQPLTAWHALDPEIVYSRLTSRTRPLAVEPGVAPWRQFLDDLSYNPVVSPLRGPASRVGRLLVATRAELADPLTPILAVGAAASAIVGSNVDALLVAGVMTANAIAGGVQRLRAEAAIAELFAEQDQHARRVVLPAVATAQRRLDAARTTERTVTVSAKTLRPGDIIDLSAPEVVPADARLLLADDLEVDESFLTGESLPVDKQVDPVAVADSDRASMLFEGSTIVAGRARAIVVATGAGTAAQRAMSAIADVESAAGVQARLRELTSKVLPLTLAGGATVTGLALLHRAPLRQAVADGVAIAVAAVPEGLPLVATLAQLAAAQRLSRRGALVRTPRAVEALGRVQTVCFDKTGTLTENHLRVVSSVPHDLSIDGSLPELSDPRAAAVLRTAARTCSQPQNGQGHAHATDEAILTAAQSLNGQGDREWAVLAEVPFESSRGYSAAVGTFSGNGAPMLLVKGAPEEILPRCRFDDPDAGDLKHAESLILRLAEQGLRVLAVAQRRWDHGTSEEDTDADNVDAAAHDLELLGYVGLADTARASARPLIEALRESNRRVVLITGDHPVTARAIARQLGLPTDAKEISGAELAALDEDARAKVAADVQVFARVSPEQKVQIVAALQRCGQVTAMVGDGANDAAAIRMADVGIGVSGRGSSAARSAADIVLTDNDLGVLLDALIEGRGMWGGVRDAVSILVGGNVGEVLFTLIGTALGTGRAPVGTRQLLLVNLLTDMFPALAVAVTPQYPQPEEEDEDGVGRDAEELQRAFQRAALAEPAPSLDAPLMRQIVTRGAVTAAGATAAWGIGRWTFGTERRTATMGLTALVTTQLAQTLLTRRHSPLVLGTAVGSAAVLVAIVQTPGVSHFFGCTPLGPVAWTGVIGATAGATAVSALAPNWLANRVAALEPKQQELRLIPGLG
- a CDS encoding AMP-binding protein, with the translated sequence MIFDSVMPGAARALLHSGLLSPPSPLAVARLLREAHRGGTNPYTLLAVTAARWPERAAIADDDGVLDYRQLRSATEAVAARLRAVGVGPGQAVGVMCRNGRGFVAGVFGAALVGADVVLINTDFRSDALAAAVGAHDVTAMVADDEFSDRIRAANEAVVILDPATLAARAGDRRPAVAAPGRIILLTSGTTGKPKGVPRAPHLRSAMGLWVTILDRTRLRTGSRISVAMPMFHGLGLGMLMLTTALGGTVLTQRQFDAEGALAQASLHRADAFTAVPVVLARILDLPQRVRARNPVPHLRVVLSSGDRLDPGLGRRFMDTYGDILYNGYGSTEVGIGALATPADLREAPETVGKPVAGCPVRIFDRNDKPVGPRVTGRIFVGGQLGSQGYTGGGSKPVVDGMTGTGDMGYLDNTGRLFIVGREDDMIISGGENVYPRAVENALGEHPDVADSAVIGVPDERFGHRLAAFVVLQPRSGLDAHALREYLKNRVSRFEQPRDIHVVSSIPRNAAGKVVRRELAV
- a CDS encoding SDR family NAD(P)-dependent oxidoreductase, translating into MVNAVTDRLANPARVSDPDKLRGAVSGKTALVTGASYGIGEATARSLAAAGATVLGVARSAERLDDLAASINAGGGRAITYPTDLADESAVAALTKRITDEHGPLDIVVSNAGKSLRRSLHDQYDRPHDFQRTIDVNYLGPVRLLLGLLPAMRENGGGHIVNVSSVAVRVAPGPQWGAYQASKGAFDRWLRSVSPELHADGVDVTSVYFALVRTRMIAPTPALGRLPGLSPDEAADAVAKALIDRSRTLEPPWLLPAEVASVLLAGPAERAARLWHRRLFADPPEVPR
- a CDS encoding aldehyde dehydrogenase family protein, whose protein sequence is MGDQQASATTDSVFVDALGAGGHYRTRNREVVAGTAGQPLVELSVVPPLFISRTLAAQRKVAPLPPGEREAALLGAAEIFANGVIAGLDFEGYVEMTSRISGLPIAVTRAAARGVADAVAHAFSAVRPARPVGAVPDWRDQRSSRGGAVWARRGEVFAVHASGNGPGVHGLWPQALALGYRVAVRPSRREPLTSHRLVHAAREAGFRTEDAAYLPCDHAGADELIRSADVALVYGGQDVVDKYAADPSVLVNGPGRAKIVITAERDWREHLDLIVESVAGLGGMACVNATAVLYEGDPAPLARALAERLATIQPLPADDERAILPVQPVDKARALADHLAVRAAGSTPLLGADQVVASLGSGYAALRPAVHLTTPDADNLNVELPFPCVWVSSWSRAAGVGPLRRSLVVAAITDDQTLIDDLLAEPTVSNVYRDRPTLHAAPEVPHDGFLADFLMRNKGFAGN